In Oncorhynchus clarkii lewisi isolate Uvic-CL-2024 chromosome 24, UVic_Ocla_1.0, whole genome shotgun sequence, one DNA window encodes the following:
- the LOC139382966 gene encoding ATP-sensitive inward rectifier potassium channel 1-like: MMFGIRKRIQDHLVERRIRRTRLVTKYGQCNIEFGNVKCGNQFAFLVDFWTTFVEFRWCFVLFFFTVSFNLSWFIFGLLWFWIARSNGDLTWQNPPKGHKYCVENVSDLITAFLFSMETQTSIGYGVRVITPHCSGAVTLIITQFLIGSIINCFLCGIILAKISIPKKRAKTITFSQTAVICPKKDFLCLMIRVANLRKTLMIGSQIYGKLLRTTIKPNGETIIMDQVNIEFMVDAGKDNLFFVCPLTLYHVIDKASPFFEMAVDTLHKHEFELVVFLDGTAETTSSACQVRTSFIPQEIMWGYSFLPIISRSKEGKYRVNFSNFSKVVPVATAHCSYCFHNMKGHHLHSINGIDNWEFEANDNLEQPNMTKL; the protein is encoded by the coding sequence ATGATGTTTGGCATCAGGAAGCGCATCCAGGACCACCTGGTGGAGCGAAGAATCCGCCGAACCCGGCTGGTGACCAAATATGGCCAATGCAACATTGAATTTGGTAACGTGAAATGCGGCAACCAGTTTGCCTTCCTCGTGGACTTCTGGACGACCTTCGTGGAGTTCCGCTGGTGctttgtcctcttcttcttcaccGTCTCGTTCAACCTGAGCTGGTTCATCTTCGGACTACTGTGGTTCTGGATCGCCCGGAGCAACGGGGACCTGACCTGGCAGAACCCCCCAAAAGGCCACAAGTACTGTGTGGAAAATGTTTCCGATCTCATTACAGCATTCCTCTTCTCCATGGAGACCCAGACCAGCATCGGGTATGGTGTACGCGTCATCACCCCTCACTGTTCTGGTGCTGTAACCCTCATCATTACCCAGTTTCTCATAGGTTCCATCATCAACTGTTTCTTGTGTGGAATCATCCTGGCCAAGATCTCCATCCCTAAGAAAAGGGCCAAGACCATCACATTCAGTCAGACAGCTGTCATCTGTCCTAAGAAGGACTTCCTTTGCCTCATGATAAGAGTGGCCAACTTACGCAAGACCCTGATGATCGGGAGCCAGATTTATGGCAAGTTGTTGAGGACAACCATCAAACCCAATGGGGAGACAATCATCATGGATCAGGTGAACATTGAGTTCATGGTGGATGCTGGGAAGGACAACCTCTTCTTTGTGTGCCCTCTCACACTCTACCATGTGATTGACAAGGCTAGCCCTTTTTTTGAGATGGCAGTGGACACACTCCATAAGCACGAGTTTGAGCTGGTGGTCTTTCTGGACGGCACAGCCGAGACCACCAGCTCAGCCTGCCAGGTCAGGACCTCCTTCATCCCTCAGGAGATCATGTGGGGTTACAGCTTCCTGCCAATCATCTCCCGCAGTAAAGAGGGCAAGTACAGAGTGAACTTCTCCAACTTCTCCAAAGTGGTGCCCGTGGCCACTGCACATTGTTCCTACTGCTTCCACAACATGAAGGGACACCACCTCCACTCCATTAACGGAATCGACAACTGGGAATTTGAAGCAAATGATAACTTAGAACAACCTAATATGACCAAgttgtga